DNA from Onychomys torridus chromosome 1, mOncTor1.1, whole genome shotgun sequence:
ACATTTCAAAACAAGCTAGCATTGACTATGTTGTGTGCTTATTAGTGGCcagtcttatgcagatctataatgaaaagatgcaagctaaacaaagacaaatacaaaatgtacaattggaggaggaaaggagcaccaggaagtgtaaactgaataaaGGAAAGCCTGATGCTAAGTAGAATAACGGCAGTagtgacctcagagcaagacccCAGTCCAGCTAAccttccaacttgtggaaaggaattagagaaaagtgaaaaggaattaaagaaaagttcagggccaggtatggtgatgtacccttttatcccagaactcagaaggcagaggctagtggatctctgagttcaaggtcagcctggtcaccAGAGTGAATTTCAGAATAGCCAAGTttaggcagcaaaggaaaacattgaaaccATTGAAAGCTTGTGAAAATGTAGTTGAACAAGGGGACCATCTTCCagctccagcaagcagcagaacttggcatctTTAACCCGTTGCttttggctttagagtcaagaatacaACCAAGGGGTTATGTAATTTCCTTCCATGGCTGAGGGAAGAAGCTGAGGACAGGCATGTGTTAGGGATGTTCctaaatggaggcctagagaggccactgtgtgaagctatgaaggtgaGGTCTGGATTGCcttagagaccccaagatgtcagagaggccagagctgtgggatacctgtcAAGGAAAGCTGCTATAACAGGGAGCGGCACCAGCCCAAGGGAGAGACATGCATATATTCCACAAAggtgaaaggagctggagatctgaagagctctttgacatcagacatagagatgcagagtttgcAGTTTGTCTAGCTGgattttggtcttgttttggcaCAGTGTTTCCTTACTATTATTTCTGTCCTCCATTTTGGAAGAGTGATGTTTATTATGtgctattatatgttggaagtatatgatcttctttttgaatttgatttttacaagggattatagttaagagattgaatgaatttcagaagagactttgaatttcagactttttttaaaaagtaactttctTTATTACTGAATCTTGTAAAATTTTTCTTCCACAGGAAAAATCTCTAGCAAATATAAGAGCTGTACGTTGATGGTCGAATTCCATTTCTAAAGTAAACAACAGACACAGAGCCACTCTATAAACACATAAGAAATCACATGGTTTTTCTCTCAGGCTTGAAAAAGTTATGCCAACCACAACCAAGGCAATGCTTGGGTGTCAGTCAGATTTCTTGATGTGTAGTCTGCAAAGCAGGCAGAAAAGCACAAGGCAAGAGACAGTGACCTAGAAAGCATCCCAAATCTTAAGAAGTATTTCTCTACCCAGCATAAACTGTTAGTTAGTAGAACcttgaattttataaaataaaaatgaagtttgaAATACATTCAGAAAGCCAATTCTTGAGACACTgagtatttaatttttatctgtCAGGCTTCATGGCAAGCAAATTGGCGCTGAGGTTGTTTCACGCCTGGCCTTGTGAGCCACTTGAAAACTTGTCCTTGAGCACTTCACCTCTAGGGCAACAAGTCTATTTTGAATTTGTTGACGTTTTAGCTAAAGGCCTGGCTATGAATGCGTATTTTATTCACCAAAATTATGCAGTATAAGAAGAAGTCATCCTTCTGACAATTCACAGACATAATTATGCCCCCAAGTATAAAACACACCACCAAAGGGCTGTGGAAAGAACTCTACAGCTGTTCTTTTAAGGAAGTCAATGTGATGctgttgctggctctgcagctgggatCCCACTGTCTCTGATGTCATGGTCAGGGAGTGGGCAGACGCAGAATCTATGGCACAGATTCTGGGAGGTATGTAAGCAATCTCATTTTAAACAATGGGctgaggtatttatgtgtgtgttttttggcGGGCTCTGCTTCTAGCTTCCGTGGTGTTTCCTGGTTGGATCTGGGTTTTACGTTGGCAGCTGTCATTTGGAGGTCCAGTTTCAGGCTCCTCTGGGTTAGGAGAAtgctgttctgtatgctgtgaatgtgtgttgctctgattggttgataagtaaaatcctgattggccagtagccaggcaggaattataggcggataagcaaacaaggagaattctgggaagaggaaggctgagtcaggagttgccagccagacacagaggaagcaagatgtgaaggcaggactgagaaaaggtaccaagccaaacataaacaagaatttggctaaacataaataagaattacaggttaatttaagtgtaagagctagtcagtaataagcttgggctaatgaccatacagtttgtaaataatataaacctctgtgtgtttacttgggtccaagcagctgtgggaccaagCAGGTGAGAGAGCTTTGTCTTGACCATGGgctaggcaggacacaggaaaactttatcTACATGGCCCAGTGCTTTTGGCCTTACCTGACTCAGTGGCAGCACATGAGAAAGCTGCAGGCAGAAAACACCTGGTTTTCATGGCTAGTGGGGCTTCCCAACAGAGAGTTATTAGTCTGGTAGGTTGGCCTGCTGAATATTGGTTGTCATCTGCTACATAGTCTTTAGTGGTCTATGGTACCTCCtcctttttcatttaataaatgtgGTGTGTGAATTTTTCTCTGGACAATGTTTACTGCAGATCCTAATCATCTGAGGATGACTGGTAGGGAAGATAGAACTTGGGACTTTTAAACAGGGCTCAGACTGATAGACTACAGGACTTTGGAAGATGGGACTGAGTGCTACATGGGACTGAATATAGCATATATAATATAGCTGCAaatctatgggggccagggagtataatgtggtggtatgaatgaaaatggtccctaTCGgctcattagggagtggcactattcagagatgtggccttgttggagtaggtgtggtctcattggaagaagtgtgttactggagTCAGAATTTGAGAtttcagaaactcaagccaggctcagtattattctctcttcctgatactgctgatccagatgtagaactctcagttccttccccagcaccatgtctgcctgcatctggcaatgcttcctgccatgatgataatggactaaacctttgaaatgtaagtcacccccaattaaatgttttcctttataagagttgctgtggtcatactgtctcttcacagcaatagaaaccctaactaaaacaaggGATGACCACTTTGGGAGAAGCTTAACTCTGGGAGAagctaattctccctctcccagaagttattagttgcctatagttctttgggAGCAGAACTCTGATATTTTTCCCTCTGTGTTAGTATGTCCACTGATGTCGctattgttctggtcttgtttatgcaacTATGTCTAGGGAAGTCAGTTTCATGGTAGACTACTTAATATTAtggttctttctttccccttttggtggtttgaataggcatGACCcttatagactcatgtgtttgaatgcttggcctatagaaAGGGGCAATATTAAGAGGTGTTGCCTTGTTGTTGTAGGTGTGGCCTTAgtgtaggaagtgtgtcaatgtggaggtgggttttgaagtCTTTTATGCTCAAGttatgcccagtgtgggacacaCAGATCACTCCCTGTTGCCTACGGGTCAAGATGTAGAGCTTTGAGCTCTTTTCCAGAACCATGTCTCTCTGCATGCCACCCTatatgatgataatagactaaacctctggactATGAgctagccccagttaaatgttttcttttataagagttgccatggtgtctcttaacagcaatagaaaccctaactaagacaccccaCTTCCATTATGCTCCCTTGAATATCAGAAATGGCAGTGCTATGAAATGGTTTccaaggacagaggcaggtgtggaGCAGAGACAGCCTATGCCTATGTGACAAACTGTGTTTGACGTaaatggcagagctggagaatAGACCTGAACAAACATTTTGGAGCTAAGCAACTACACAGTGAGTGAGTCCCAGATGCTGGACATGCAGATATATGATTTACATTCACACTGctagattttctttaattttgctattcttctctgcttttattttgaagtaagatatatattgtttattctttattttgcaAGAGCTTCAACTTAAGGGACTTTTGATTTGGAAAGagtctttgaattttttattgcTTAAAAATTTCAAGAGTATGGGACTTTGAAAATTTGGCTGTATTTTATTTGGTGATGTTAAAATGAGAGCTCAGGGAAAAGGAGTAGAACAATTATCGCTTTACATGAAATGTTTGTGTGGTAAGTTGGCAAATGGAATGTCCTAGTTATCAAGCTGGCATATTGATCCCCTGAGAAGTCTCAAGTGAATATCTTTATTAGTTTATCTTATTGACATGTCTATGATTTTCTGTCTTCCATCATGTGAGCTTTCCTTCCCTTCACATATCCCCACCTCCATTACATTCTATATAGATGCGTAGAACCATTAAActatgtatcacacacacaaacaatgagCCATAATAATCTGTCTTCTCTTCATATCACATGATAATTGAAACAGAGTGGCTTGTATTATTAAATttcagcaaaaagaaaacaaaacaccctaaATTCATATTGTTACCAGATGCCCACTATGAAATAAGGACACAttaggttaaaataaaataattgacaaGGGCTTCTTTACCACTAATAAAAAGCAAGTGTTGTATGTTTATTGGAACACTAGTTACAGGTTCAGTACATGGGAGACAGGCATCCAACAACAGATACATGAAATTGTGACAGTTAAACACAGCATGTCATTCCTCAACTGTCAAAAGTGAGGAGTTCTTATCCTTGGCTACAATATGGGTGGAGTTATTCCCAATAGTTAGGAACTAATCTTTGTACAATCTCTCAAAGTAGAACCACTAGCTGGACAATAAACATTTAAAGCATAAACCTTGAAGATTTTTGATACTCAGACCTTAACATTCTGCCCTCTATCCTAAAGTGTCATGCACCTTTCATAATGTAAAACTCATGTAGTTCATCTTCAAGAGtcacaaaatatttacatttccaACTCTGTTTCAAAGCTCAAGTTCAATAGGAGGGCAGGATAGAGGATGGAATTTGGGGAGTTTGAGGATAGAAGTTTAAGTATAACATTATAGGCCTTAGAAAAGCTATATGGAAacccactccttcataaaatagatacatatattaGTGGAGTTTTAATCTAAATGGAGTTACCATTTAACTCCACTGGAGGTAAGATCAATGTAAGGAGAAAACTATTGCAAACCTCATTCACATATGGAATGTATTTTAAAGTGTCAATTTGTACAGGCAGACTACATGATATGATGGTGGTTTCAAAACCTTTGCAGTAATAGAAAATAGGAAAACAtgtaaaaaatatgaaataacaaATATATAAGACAGAATAAAAATGACTTACAACACAAGATCTCTATGTGATAATAATGCATTGCATTCAGGAGTTTTTCCTAAAGCAGTTTTTGCTatatggagagaaaggaaatgtatgtatgtgtgtatgtgtataaatatatctATGTTAGTGCATTCAATTTTAACAACCATTTTATCACATATCACACAACATGATGATATACTCTTAGTTTGCACTCTCAATTTTACATTTAATTGCAAAAATGGACAGTACTGACCTCAAGGCAGAGTTATGACTGtaggaacagaaggaacacacagaggcaaggaagtgttttgtgttttgactaGGTTTGGAGTCAAGTAGTGATATTTATCCAAGCAAATTTATTGAActatgcatttgtttaatttgtgcatatcactttttctttattacaatttaaattatcAAATGCAACAGCATTAAGATTGAAATATTATTTCACAGAAagtgttacctcactcaagataataTTTTTAGGGTTAGCCTTTTATCTAcaaatctcatttcttttttgtttacagccaaatagtattccattgtgccTAGGTAgcacattttaattatccattcgTCCAGTGGAAGACAGgggttgtttctatttccatgcTTCTGTGAAGAAGGTGTCAATGAGTCCTGGTGAAAAGTATCTGTGGACTAGGATATTCAGTTCTTTGGTCATATGCCTGTGAGTAACATAGCTGGGTCATTTGGTAGATACATTTTTAGTCTTTGAAGACTCTCCATCCTcttttccatagtggctacaccAGTTCACATCCCTATAAGGATGAACGGGGTTCTGCTTTCTCCACAACCTGGACGGCATTTGTTgtcagttttttttgttgttgttaattttaagTGTGCTGCCTGGGGTGACATAAAATGTCAATGTTGTTTTAGTTTGCATTATTCTTATTGCTTAAGATGATAAAGaattttttcaagattttattagcagtttttatttattctcttcagAACACTTTGTTTAGGTCCCAGTCCCATTTTTCAGATGGTAATTTGGGTTTTGGAGTCTTTGCTTttgtaattctttatatattctgaatatcaatCAATACTCTGTGACATGTATAACTGCCAAAGATTATCTCCCATTCTGTGAGTTTTTTCTTTACCTGGCTGATTGCTTCTGTAGCTGTACAGAATTTTTTAGTGTTTCTTGAAGACCCACTTACCAGCTGTTTGCTTCAATTCTTTAGCAAATCGAGTCCTGTCCATAAAGACAAAGGCCACACCGTCTCTCTTATTTTtagttcctagctccaaattcTCAGATGTGCATATATAACATGGAATAACCACAAACCAGAAGATTATAAAGagacaatattttgggggacttGCGAGGGAATAGCAGGATAGAGATGATGTGAAGTGGGAACTGGAATAATGGGGAGGGGAATCTGACTGAGGTAGAGGGTGGAAGGTCaatagagaaggaagaggagggatgaTGAACAAAAAATAGGAAGGTTGTTAAGGCCTAAAGGAAttcattattttacatttccttGAAATTACACACATTcaggaatatatatacatgtatacatacatatacatttatatatatctTAAAGGAAGTTAATCCATTTGGGTTGACAATAATCCCCACAGAACCAGttccaggcatgagaaacctctTTTTGAATGGTTGGTCAGGGTAGTCCCTGTGACTCCCAAAACATATAGATTAAAGATGCAACCATTGGTCACTTCTTAGTGTTTGTAGGTaggcccctattgctgaaggcatTTCACATTTAGGACAAAGGACTCAGATGATTTGAACTTTATCTGACCTCTTTCCTGCAGTTTAGTTCCAGAAAAACTATACAAACTACCAAAGGAATGAAGCAATTAAATAGTCCTACCAAGCTTCAATACTCatgaatcattttaaaaagaaaatgtaaactttCATAATTCAAGTTATGGCTATGCATTATTTGAATAGTGTAAATCTGACATAAATTCAATTCAAGAGGAAATAAGTTCAATGACACTCATTGGAAATTTTAGACAGTCACAGAGAGAGAGTCAGGGCAAAGACAAGGGAAAAAGAAGTAAGACATGACCATGGAATGTTAACCAAGGCATTGGGAAGGGGGGAAACTGGGGACAGTCTTTCTCTACCTTCAAATGTGCTTGGTTGTTGATGTATAAAACCTGACATTATTTCAATGCTGAAGATGGTAGATACTTGAAGTTCAAGACTCAAATGGGTGAATGGAGATTTAGAATAGTCAGTCTTAAAGATGCATATTTGTTTACTAATCAATTTATATaaggcacattttaaaattaaacatatattctACAATGTGAGGCTATTGAAAGAAACTGGAATTGTGGGAATTTCAATTAATTTCtctaaatatttagaaaacaacttGTTAAAAAGGGACATTTCTACAAAATATAGTATTCATTTAATCTTTATCAAGTTCAATGTCCAAAGAAGTCCTTACTTTCCCCTCATTGCCTTGGGCTTTCTTTGGAGGGTTTGTCTACAGTGGGAGCTGTCCTGGTCTCAAGTGATTTGCTTACAAGGGTTACATCACTTGGGGATACAGTGAGGTCCACATAAGGCCACTTATGGTGTTGCAGTCAGTTTCTGTTCAACAAGCTCCATTTCACCCAATTTCTACAAAATGACTATTTTCTCAACCAGTTGAACAAGGTTATTAAAATGGTCCATACAGATAAAGGCCAAGTTGGTATTCTAAAGAACTGTGTCTGATCAAGGACACACTCAGCTACTACACCAGACTGTTTCCCCTTCTTCAGGATTTCCTGAAGAAcccctctctccaccttcctcctcAGGAGTGTCCTGCATGGCTCTCTGCAGAAGAATCTTCAGAGTGTGCCTTTGAAACCTGTGATGCCTAATGGAGCCAACAAGGAAGTAAATGATGGGGTTGGCACAGCTGTTAACACAGGACAGGAAAGTTGTCATTGCATAAACATTGCAAGGAAAAATTCCATGTAACTCCTCAATCCAATCTAAGAGGAACCAATAGATACCAAAGGGCAGACCAAAGAATAGAAAGAACAGCACTGTGAGTGCAATGGTCACATACAACCTGGTCACAGGAATCCTCTGTGAACCACAGAAGATCCTGACCAGTAGAGCCAGGCTGGAACCACAAAGAGCTGTAGATAATACTAATACAAATGTAGTAGTGATAAAATTATAAGTTCTACACAAAGAATGGTCATAATACCTGAGTAGTAAGCCACAACCATCCCCTAAGAGGAGGCTTAACAGTAGAGAGAAGGCCCAGAGCAGCACACACAGGACAGATGACATATGTCTTGGTCTTTGGCAGTGATACCAGATGGGCCACAAAACGGACAGACAGCGTTCAACGCTGATGGCTACAACCATACACATACCTACAAGGTAAGTAAAGGTTAATACATTGACGAGAGAGATGGGAATATCGAAGTAGATGTTATGTAACCAAAGAAGTATACCCTCCAGGGAGTACACAGTctgaaagcagaggaagaggaagtcagCCCCAGCCAAGTTGAGGACATAGACAGAGAAGGCATtcctgtgcatgtggaagccCAGAAGCCACAGCACTATGGCATTTCCTGCCAGGCCAACTGCGGCAATGATGAAAGTAAGAATACTGATGATTTTGTCCATGGTGACACAGTGTAAGCTTTCAGTGTAGTAACTTCCATTCATTGTT
Protein-coding regions in this window:
- the LOC118579752 gene encoding mas-related G-protein coupled receptor member B4-like, producing the protein MCSYLNLLCRNTSGTFSSMVPSIPAWSTDNTTMNGSYYTESLHCVTMDKIISILTFIIAAVGLAGNAIVLWLLGFHMHRNAFSVYVLNLAGADFLFLCFQTVYSLEGILLWLHNIYFDIPISLVNVLTFTYLVGMCMVVAISVERCLSVLWPIWYHCQRPRHMSSVLCVLLWAFSLLLSLLLGDGCGLLLRYYDHSLCRTYNFITTTFVLVLSTALCGSSLALLVRIFCGSQRIPVTRLYVTIALTVLFFLFFGLPFGIYWFLLDWIEELHGIFPCNVYAMTTFLSCVNSCANPIIYFLVGSIRHHRFQRHTLKILLQRAMQDTPEEEGGERGSSGNPEEGETVWCSS